One genomic window of Aquisalimonas sp. 2447 includes the following:
- a CDS encoding ligase-associated DNA damage response DEXH box helicase, producing MPSKQPIEDWFTARDWAPFAFQRETWEAYRRGESGLIHAPTGTGKTLAAWFGPVMDWLDAGGQGAPPLTVLWITPLRALAADTSANLHQTITELGLPWALEARTGDSSSATRSRQRRRLPSALVTTPESLSLLLSYADAHERFRHLRCVVVDEWHELLGSKRGVQLQLCLAHLRMLCPELRTWGLSATLGNLDQARDVLLGPGRQGRLVQGLLPKRTRIDAVVPATMERFPWAGHLGTRLVEQVLAALDTADTSLLFTNTRSQAELWHQALLEARPDWFDQIALHHGSLDRSLRERVEAWLREGSIRCVVATSSLDLGVDFSPVDQVLQVGSPKGVARLLQRAGRSGHQPGAESAVLCVPTHALELVEIAAARDGAEAGEVEARPPPERCLDVLVQHLVTLALGPGFTAEAQLAEVRTTDAYAALSDDEWQWVLDFITTGGATLRAYPQYRRAVRDADGIYRVTDTAIARRHRMTLGTITADSMMRVKYRRGGLVGYVEEAFVARLKPGEQFLFSGRMLELVRVRDMTAYVRAARGQTRAVPRWMGGRMPLSTRLADGVAARLEKAAAGVWEGPEMTAVRPVLTAQATTSRLPSADQLLVERISSREGQHLFLYPFAGRLAHEALSALVAWRLTRNVEATFGFSMNDYGFELVSRRLPEVDEPMLARVLSPQNLEEDLRASLNAAEMARRHFREIARVAGLVFEGYPGRGKSTRQVQASSGLIFDVFQRYDADNPLLRQAEREVLEGQLELSRLEQRLRRLETQRIVLTRPQRLTPLAFPLWASRVQSRVSSEDWQTRLQRMLGQLERNTPHG from the coding sequence ATGCCAAGCAAACAGCCAATCGAGGACTGGTTCACCGCCCGGGACTGGGCGCCCTTCGCGTTCCAGCGTGAAACCTGGGAGGCCTACCGGCGGGGCGAAAGTGGCCTCATTCACGCGCCCACCGGGACCGGCAAGACCCTGGCCGCCTGGTTCGGCCCGGTGATGGACTGGCTGGATGCGGGCGGGCAGGGCGCGCCGCCCCTCACCGTGCTCTGGATCACCCCATTGCGCGCCCTGGCTGCCGACACCAGCGCCAACCTGCACCAGACCATCACCGAACTCGGATTGCCCTGGGCCCTGGAGGCCCGCACCGGTGACAGCTCCAGCGCCACACGCAGTCGCCAGCGCCGCCGTCTGCCCTCGGCACTTGTGACAACCCCCGAGAGTCTGTCCCTGCTGCTCAGCTATGCTGATGCCCACGAGCGTTTCCGCCACCTGCGCTGCGTGGTTGTGGACGAGTGGCACGAGCTGCTGGGCAGCAAGCGGGGTGTGCAACTGCAGCTCTGCCTGGCCCACCTGCGCATGCTCTGCCCGGAACTGCGCACCTGGGGGCTGTCCGCGACCCTGGGCAACCTCGACCAGGCCCGGGATGTACTCCTGGGCCCCGGACGCCAGGGGCGTCTGGTTCAGGGTCTGCTGCCGAAGCGCACCCGTATTGACGCCGTCGTTCCGGCCACCATGGAGCGCTTCCCGTGGGCCGGCCATCTGGGGACGCGCCTGGTGGAGCAGGTGCTGGCGGCGCTGGATACCGCCGACACCAGCCTGCTTTTCACCAATACCCGCTCCCAGGCGGAACTCTGGCACCAGGCGCTGCTGGAGGCGCGGCCGGACTGGTTCGACCAGATTGCCCTGCATCACGGCTCCCTGGACCGCAGCCTGCGGGAGCGGGTGGAGGCGTGGCTGCGGGAGGGCTCCATTCGCTGCGTGGTGGCCACCTCCAGCCTGGACCTCGGGGTGGACTTCTCGCCGGTGGATCAGGTGCTGCAGGTGGGCAGCCCCAAGGGCGTGGCCCGGCTGCTGCAGCGCGCCGGCCGTAGCGGCCATCAGCCGGGCGCCGAGAGCGCGGTGCTGTGCGTGCCCACCCACGCCCTGGAGCTGGTGGAGATTGCCGCGGCGCGGGATGGTGCCGAAGCCGGGGAAGTGGAGGCGCGCCCGCCGCCGGAGCGCTGTCTGGACGTGCTGGTGCAGCACCTGGTGACCCTGGCCCTGGGCCCGGGTTTCACCGCCGAGGCGCAGCTTGCCGAGGTGCGCACCACCGACGCCTACGCGGCCCTCAGCGATGACGAGTGGCAGTGGGTGCTGGACTTCATTACCACCGGCGGTGCCACCCTCAGGGCTTACCCGCAGTACCGGCGGGCGGTTCGCGATGCCGATGGCATCTACCGGGTCACGGACACCGCCATTGCCCGCCGCCACCGCATGACCCTGGGCACCATCACCGCCGACAGCATGATGCGGGTGAAATACCGGCGCGGCGGCCTGGTGGGGTACGTGGAAGAGGCTTTCGTGGCACGGCTGAAACCCGGTGAGCAGTTCCTGTTCAGCGGCCGCATGCTGGAGCTGGTGCGTGTCCGTGACATGACCGCCTACGTGCGCGCCGCCCGCGGGCAGACCCGCGCCGTGCCGCGCTGGATGGGCGGCCGTATGCCGCTGTCCACCCGCCTGGCCGATGGTGTCGCTGCGCGTCTGGAGAAGGCGGCCGCCGGTGTCTGGGAAGGGCCGGAGATGACCGCGGTGCGGCCGGTGCTGACGGCGCAGGCGACCACTTCACGGTTGCCGTCCGCCGACCAGCTGCTGGTGGAACGGATCAGTTCCCGGGAGGGCCAGCACCTGTTCCTGTACCCCTTTGCCGGGCGGCTCGCCCACGAGGCCCTGTCCGCCCTGGTGGCCTGGCGGCTGACCCGGAACGTGGAGGCCACTTTCGGCTTCTCCATGAACGACTACGGCTTCGAACTCGTCTCCCGGCGGCTGCCGGAGGTGGACGAGCCCATGCTGGCACGGGTGCTCTCGCCGCAGAACCTGGAAGAGGACCTGCGGGCCAGTCTCAATGCCGCCGAGATGGCCCGTCGGCATTTCCGGGAAATCGCCCGGGTGGCCGGGCTGGTGTTCGAGGGCTACCCGGGGCGCGGCAAGTCCACGCGCCAGGTGCAGGCGTCCAGCGGCCTGATCTTCGACGTCTTCCAGCGGTATGATGCCGACAACCCGTTGCTGCGCCAGGCCGAGCGCGAGGTGCTGGAGGGGCAGCTGGAACTCTCCCGCCTGGAGCAGCGGCTGCGGCGCCTGGAGACCCAGCGCATCGTGCTGACGCGGCCGCAACGGCTGACACCGCTGGCCTTTCCCCTGTGGGCGAGCCGGGTCCAGTCGCGGGTCAGCTCCGAGGACTGGCAGACCCGGCTGCAGCGCATGCTGGGGCAACTGGAGCGCAATACACCCCATGGTTGA
- a CDS encoding outer membrane protein — protein sequence MKRTAFVTVALVLLSFSAAPTLAQDAEEPFVGIGLGEHRLHFDSDDRDLVDVGREDEIGGHLRVGLIRPGYRIYGQWTLIRPSGYLVSSLTVNADALWFATPRLSVFGGVGGGAITLSWDGDNSFDTMPAVSLQGGVIYAVTRHVDVELGVRQMFTRLRTEPQGNGGEVDVDLDRLSIATAGVNLRF from the coding sequence ATGAAACGAACCGCCTTTGTAACCGTCGCCCTGGTGCTTCTATCGTTTTCGGCCGCACCGACTCTGGCGCAGGACGCCGAAGAGCCCTTCGTCGGCATCGGGCTGGGTGAACACCGGCTGCACTTCGACAGTGATGACCGGGATCTGGTGGACGTCGGCCGCGAGGACGAGATCGGTGGACACCTGCGCGTGGGGCTGATCCGGCCCGGCTACCGCATCTACGGCCAGTGGACGCTGATCCGCCCCAGCGGCTACCTGGTGTCGTCGCTGACGGTGAACGCGGACGCACTGTGGTTCGCCACACCACGGCTCAGCGTCTTCGGCGGCGTCGGCGGCGGGGCGATCACCCTGAGCTGGGATGGCGACAACAGCTTCGACACCATGCCCGCGGTGAGCCTGCAGGGCGGCGTCATCTATGCCGTCACCCGGCACGTGGACGTGGAACTGGGCGTGCGGCAGATGTTCACCCGCCTGCGCACCGAGCCCCAGGGGAACGGCGGCGAGGTGGACGTTGATCTGGACCGCCTGAGTATCGCCACCGCCGGCGTCAACCTGCGCTTCTGA
- a CDS encoding M14 family metallopeptidase codes for MPGLQELDHGFRHDYLDHATLMAQLRAWTDAFPALVRLRTLGETPEGRAIPLLVIGQDPDTTRPAAWVDGNMHGTELATSSVALAIAESFLRLQLQPGSAAPDLPPAIADALRGVHLYVAPRLSPDGAEAVLARGGFVRSAARITDEQRPGPRWQARDLDGDGRCRYLRVRDPAGDFIAAEQFPGLILPRAPDDPPPYYRLYPEGEIVGFDGDTVPEPDPLANTPDLNRNFPWDWRPEPEQNGAGAYPGSEVETAAVLRFVSAHPNIYAWLNLHTFGGVFIRPLGAEPDSRMDPGDRRLYRLLETWASAYTGYPTVSGYAEFTYEPEKPLHGDLTDFAYHQRGCLTEVCELWDLFRRIGMPEQRRFVDHYTAAGRLDMENLALWDADSNQGRIFGDWTPMEHPQLGAVEVGGPDPVIGVWNPPPEVLPELCEDMSSYWLRVTALLPRLVIEEIVVTRLEDQLLEVTVTVANHGYLATNGIPSSHALPWNHGVMAELDPRDCHLAHPQQARRELGHLHGWGDGEGSGAHMPWFQRSRGNGHRQRVTWLVHGEGTLELSVGNHRLGWLQRSVVAR; via the coding sequence ATGCCCGGTCTGCAGGAACTCGACCACGGGTTTCGCCACGACTACCTGGACCACGCCACACTGATGGCCCAGCTCCGCGCCTGGACGGACGCGTTTCCCGCGCTGGTGCGCCTGCGCACGCTGGGGGAGACACCTGAGGGGCGCGCCATCCCCCTGCTGGTGATCGGCCAGGATCCGGACACCACGCGCCCCGCTGCCTGGGTGGACGGCAACATGCACGGCACGGAACTGGCCACGTCCAGCGTGGCCCTGGCCATTGCCGAGTCGTTCCTGCGCCTGCAGCTGCAGCCGGGGAGTGCGGCCCCGGACCTGCCTCCGGCCATCGCCGATGCCCTTCGTGGCGTGCACCTGTACGTGGCGCCACGGCTGTCGCCGGACGGGGCCGAGGCGGTACTGGCACGCGGCGGCTTCGTGCGCTCGGCGGCCCGGATCACCGACGAGCAACGACCGGGGCCGCGCTGGCAGGCACGGGATCTGGACGGTGACGGCCGCTGCCGTTACCTGCGCGTACGCGACCCGGCCGGGGACTTCATCGCAGCCGAGCAGTTCCCGGGACTGATACTGCCCCGGGCGCCGGACGACCCGCCGCCCTACTACCGCCTCTATCCGGAGGGCGAGATTGTCGGCTTCGACGGCGACACGGTGCCCGAACCCGATCCGCTGGCGAACACGCCGGATCTGAACCGCAACTTCCCCTGGGACTGGCGCCCGGAACCGGAACAGAACGGGGCCGGTGCGTACCCGGGCAGCGAGGTGGAAACGGCCGCGGTACTGCGGTTTGTCAGCGCGCACCCGAATATCTACGCCTGGCTGAATCTGCACACCTTCGGCGGCGTGTTCATCCGCCCGCTGGGGGCGGAGCCGGACAGCCGCATGGACCCTGGCGACCGCCGCCTCTACCGCCTGCTGGAAACCTGGGCCAGTGCCTATACGGGTTACCCCACCGTGAGCGGCTATGCCGAATTTACCTACGAGCCGGAGAAACCGCTGCACGGTGACCTCACGGATTTCGCCTACCACCAGCGCGGCTGCCTGACAGAGGTGTGCGAACTGTGGGATCTGTTCCGGCGTATCGGCATGCCGGAGCAGCGACGGTTCGTGGACCACTACACCGCCGCCGGCCGCCTGGACATGGAGAACCTGGCGCTGTGGGATGCGGACTCCAACCAGGGCCGCATCTTCGGCGACTGGACGCCCATGGAACACCCGCAGCTCGGGGCCGTGGAGGTGGGTGGTCCGGACCCGGTGATCGGCGTGTGGAATCCACCACCGGAGGTGCTCCCCGAACTGTGCGAGGACATGAGCAGTTACTGGCTCCGGGTCACCGCCTTGCTGCCACGGCTGGTGATCGAGGAGATCGTGGTCACGCGACTGGAAGACCAGCTGCTGGAGGTGACCGTCACCGTGGCCAACCACGGCTACCTGGCCACCAACGGCATCCCTTCGAGTCATGCGCTGCCGTGGAACCACGGCGTCATGGCCGAACTGGATCCGCGGGACTGCCACCTGGCCCACCCGCAGCAGGCCCGCCGTGAGCTGGGCCACCTGCACGGCTGGGGCGACGGCGAGGGCAGCGGCGCGCACATGCCATGGTTCCAGCGCTCCCGCGGCAACGGCCACCGGCAGCGGGTGACCTGGCTGGTCCACGGGGAGGGCACCCTGGAACTGTCGGTGGGCAATCACCGGCTGGGTTGGCTGCAGCGTTCGGTGGTGGCGCGATGA
- the pdeM gene encoding ligase-associated DNA damage response endonuclease PdeM, giving the protein MVEADSDTADAAVLTVTVAGEQLELWPGRAAYWPRRQTLLLADPHFGKAGVFRRRGVPLPRGTTGGDLHRLAWLLQRTGARRLMVLGDFLHAAPLATEPWLREWSAWREQHGDVAIHVVAGNHDQGGAPADLDIQWHHEALVRDPFVLAHEPEPDPRGYVLAGHLHPVFTLRGGGDRLRFPVFWFREAVAVFPAFGAFTGGHGVEPGSGDRVFAAGETALVDCTARR; this is encoded by the coding sequence ATGGTTGAAGCGGATTCGGACACTGCCGATGCGGCGGTGCTCACCGTCACGGTGGCGGGTGAGCAGCTGGAGCTCTGGCCGGGTCGAGCGGCGTACTGGCCGCGGCGGCAGACCCTGCTGCTGGCGGACCCCCACTTCGGTAAGGCGGGCGTCTTCCGCCGGCGGGGGGTTCCCCTGCCGCGGGGGACCACCGGTGGTGACCTGCACCGGCTCGCCTGGTTGCTGCAGCGCACCGGCGCACGGCGGCTCATGGTGCTGGGGGATTTCCTTCATGCGGCGCCGTTGGCGACAGAGCCGTGGCTGCGGGAGTGGTCCGCGTGGCGCGAGCAGCACGGCGACGTGGCAATCCATGTGGTCGCCGGCAACCACGACCAGGGCGGCGCCCCGGCCGATCTCGACATCCAGTGGCACCATGAGGCCCTGGTTCGGGATCCGTTCGTTCTGGCCCATGAACCGGAACCCGACCCCCGCGGATACGTTCTCGCCGGCCACCTGCATCCGGTGTTCACCCTGCGCGGCGGCGGGGACCGGCTGCGTTTTCCGGTGTTCTGGTTCCGGGAGGCGGTGGCGGTGTTCCCGGCGTTCGGTGCGTTTACCGGTGGTCACGGCGTGGAGCCCGGCTCCGGCGACCGCGTTTTCGCCGCCGGCGAGACGGCGTTGGTGGACTGTACGGCCCGGCGCTGA
- a CDS encoding ATP-dependent DNA ligase, giving the protein MQRFTRLYQALDETTATSEKIAAMEAYFGVAPPADAAWAVYFLTGRRLRRLVPTAELRRWTLEMTGMPDWLLEETYAAVGDLAETLALLLDNPFAPPERDETPLHVWVEQRLRPLRKLDADGRRAAVTGWWQALPTDNRFLLNKMLTGGFRVGVSRRLVVRALARMSGLETATIAHRLMGQWQPSADAFRALLDPEEQGEDRSRPYPFFLASPLEDSPDGLGNRQDWLAEWKWDGIRGQLLRRGGECYIWSRGEDMMAGRFPEIEAAAAALPDGLVLDGEILAWRDDGPLPFNVLQHRIGRLRPSVRVQREAPVLFLAYDLLEADAEDWRAAPLEQRRQRLERELTGIQGAIAPSRPLLEAEDWEQLGQLRAQARDHATEGIMLKRRGSPYRVGRVRGDWWKWKLAPRTIDAVLLYAQPGHGRRSSLFTDYTFGVRDGDALVPVAKAYSGLDQQEIEQLDRWIRQHTVERFGPVRSVEPAQVFELAFEGIAPSRRHKSGVALRFPRISRWRQDLGASEADTLADVRALLPDDSG; this is encoded by the coding sequence ATGCAGCGGTTCACCCGCCTGTACCAGGCCCTGGACGAGACCACGGCCACCTCGGAGAAGATCGCCGCCATGGAGGCGTACTTCGGCGTCGCGCCGCCGGCGGATGCTGCCTGGGCGGTGTACTTCCTCACCGGCCGCCGTCTGCGCCGCCTGGTGCCCACGGCGGAACTGCGCCGATGGACCCTGGAGATGACCGGCATGCCCGACTGGCTGCTGGAGGAGACCTACGCCGCCGTGGGTGACCTGGCGGAGACCCTGGCGTTGCTGCTGGACAACCCGTTCGCGCCGCCGGAACGGGACGAAACGCCGCTGCACGTCTGGGTGGAGCAACGCCTGCGGCCGTTGCGGAAACTGGACGCCGACGGGCGCCGCGCCGCGGTCACCGGCTGGTGGCAGGCCCTGCCCACGGACAACCGCTTTCTGCTCAACAAGATGCTCACCGGCGGCTTCCGCGTCGGCGTGAGCCGTCGGCTGGTGGTCAGGGCCCTGGCCCGGATGAGCGGTCTGGAGACAGCCACCATCGCCCATCGGCTCATGGGTCAGTGGCAACCCTCCGCCGACGCCTTCCGGGCCCTGCTGGACCCGGAGGAGCAGGGGGAGGATCGCTCCCGGCCCTATCCCTTTTTCCTGGCATCCCCCCTGGAGGACAGTCCGGATGGCCTGGGCAACCGGCAGGACTGGCTGGCGGAGTGGAAGTGGGACGGCATTCGCGGTCAGCTGCTGCGCCGCGGGGGCGAGTGCTACATCTGGTCCCGGGGTGAGGACATGATGGCCGGCCGCTTCCCCGAGATCGAGGCCGCCGCCGCTGCGCTGCCCGACGGCCTGGTGCTGGACGGTGAGATCCTGGCCTGGCGGGACGACGGCCCGCTGCCGTTCAACGTGCTGCAGCACCGGATCGGTCGCCTGCGCCCATCGGTGCGGGTCCAGCGCGAGGCACCGGTGCTGTTCCTGGCCTACGACTTGCTCGAAGCCGACGCCGAGGACTGGCGGGCCGCCCCCCTGGAGCAGCGGCGGCAACGGCTGGAGCGCGAGCTGACCGGCATCCAGGGTGCCATCGCACCTTCCCGGCCCCTGCTGGAGGCCGAGGACTGGGAACAGCTGGGTCAGTTGCGGGCGCAGGCGCGGGATCACGCCACCGAGGGCATCATGCTCAAGCGCCGGGGCTCGCCGTACCGGGTGGGGCGCGTGCGCGGTGACTGGTGGAAGTGGAAACTGGCCCCGCGCACCATCGATGCCGTGCTGCTCTATGCGCAGCCCGGCCACGGGCGGCGCTCCAGCCTGTTCACCGACTACACCTTCGGGGTCCGCGACGGCGATGCCCTGGTGCCCGTCGCCAAGGCCTATTCCGGGCTGGATCAGCAGGAGATCGAGCAGCTGGATCGCTGGATCCGCCAGCATACCGTCGAGCGGTTCGGGCCCGTGCGCTCGGTGGAGCCGGCGCAGGTCTTCGAGCTGGCGTTCGAGGGCATTGCCCCGTCGCGGCGGCACAAGTCCGGCGTCGCCCTGCGATTTCCCCGCATCAGTCGCTGGCGCCAGGACCTTGGCGCCAGCGAAGCGGACACCCTGGCGGATGTGCGCGCCCTGTTGCCGGACGATAGCGGCTGA